From a single Aggregatilinea lenta genomic region:
- a CDS encoding class I SAM-dependent methyltransferase, with protein MVNLPNGGEQSESSAALVRHLFGAAAADYARFVAPRQARLVADFLAFARPRPGDLALDVGAGTGIAAAALARQGYVAAALDLSDTMLRRADPLPHLLPVCGDLLHAPFAAHRFALVVASFGLNTTRPDQSLPALRHLLVPGGRLAIQEWGPITALDAALDDLLANATVEEPDPPLAALRAWLGDDDLRWQNRLQDPDDYHEWLDDFGFTVEDASENAPVSVRFESVGDYLTFWAASPGRRAELIALDPNARAAVLRDAEAIIAQSATLDGAILWQPSLLRAVAQRAR; from the coding sequence GTGGTAAACCTCCCGAACGGCGGCGAGCAGTCGGAGAGCAGCGCCGCGCTGGTGCGGCACCTGTTCGGCGCGGCGGCAGCGGATTACGCCCGCTTCGTCGCGCCCCGGCAGGCCCGGCTCGTCGCGGATTTTCTGGCCTTTGCCCGCCCACGTCCCGGCGATCTCGCGCTCGACGTGGGCGCGGGCACCGGCATTGCCGCCGCCGCGCTGGCCCGCCAGGGATACGTCGCGGCGGCGCTGGATCTGTCGGACACGATGCTGCGCCGCGCTGACCCGCTCCCACACCTTCTGCCCGTCTGCGGCGACCTGCTGCACGCGCCCTTTGCGGCACACCGGTTCGCGCTGGTGGTCGCCTCGTTTGGCCTCAACACGACTCGCCCCGACCAAAGTCTGCCCGCGCTGCGCCACCTGCTCGTGCCCGGCGGACGGCTGGCGATCCAGGAATGGGGGCCGATCACCGCGCTGGACGCCGCACTCGACGACTTGCTGGCCAACGCCACCGTCGAGGAGCCGGACCCGCCGCTGGCCGCGCTGCGCGCGTGGCTGGGCGACGACGACCTGCGCTGGCAGAACCGGCTGCAAGATCCCGACGATTATCACGAGTGGCTGGACGATTTCGGTTTTACGGTCGAGGACGCGAGCGAAAACGCGCCCGTAAGCGTGCGGTTCGAGTCGGTGGGGGATTACCTGACGTTCTGGGCCGCGTCGCCGGGCCGTCGCGCCGAACTCATCGCCCTGGACCCCAACGCGCGGGCCGCCGTGCTGCGCGACGCGGAAGCGATCATCGCGCAAAGCGCCACCCTGGACGGCGCGATCCTCTGGCAGCCGTCCCTGCTGCGCGCCGTGGCGCAGCGCGCGCGGTAA